CACTCATCACATCAATCGCCTTGCTGATTTCAGTATACACCTTCTCTCAGGTTCAGGACCCGGTGAAATGGAATACTACAGTAACCAATATTTCACCAGATACTGCCCTTATCACTATAACAGCAAGTATCGAAGAACACTGGCATATATACAGTCAGACTCAAAATATCAAAAACGGGCCGGTAGCAACTTCATTTAAATTTATTCCTGACAATTCATTCGAAATTGTCGGGAAAGTTAAAGAAGGGCAGCCGATTGAAGAGAAAGAAGCGGCTTACGATAATATGCTTGTTTCATACTTTGAAAAAATTGCATCATTCGAACAAAAAATAGCCATTAAAGAAAAGGAAAACTTCAAACTGAATTTTGAAGTTACTTATATGGCTTGCAGCGACAAGATGTGTCTGCCTCCAGAAACAGAAGAACTCAGCGTTGATGTGATGGCTGCTTCTGGTAATGATAAGATAAGTGCTTTTAATCAGGATTTTACCCCATCAGGAAATTCACTGACAGGATGGGCAATATTTCTAGCAGGTTTCATCGGAGGTTTGCTTGCATTGCTCACTCCATGTGTATTTCCAATGTTACCATTAACTGTTAGCTATTTTACCAAACAAAGTAAAACTAAGGCAATTGGGATCCGGAATGCCTTGATTTATGCAATATCTATAATAGTAATCTATGTTACTCTTGGTTTGGTAATAACTCTTACTCTCGGTCCTGATGCTTTAAATGCACTGGCAAGCAATGGAATTATGAATCTGGCATTTTTCTTCATTTTTGTTGTCTTTGCAGTTTCATTTTTCGGAGCTTTTGAAATTACCCTTCCAAGTAAATGGCTGAATGCCACCGACCGTGCATCAGACCGTGGTGGATTGATTGGAATTTTCTTTATGGCTTTTACTCTATCATTAGTATCTTTTTCCTGTACCGGACCAATTATAGGGAGCCTTCTTGTGCAGGCAGCTGTCAATGGAGATGTTACCGGTCCAGCAATAGGAATGTTCGGATTTGCCCTGGCTCTTGCATTGCCCTTTGCTCTCTTTGCAGCATTCCCCGGATGGTTGAATTCTCTTCCAAAATCAGGAGGCTGGCTAAATTCGGTAAAAGTTGTACTGGGATTCATTGAACTTGCATTTGCGCTGAAATTCTTATCATCAGTTGACCTTGCGTACCATTGGGGCATAGTGACAAGGGAGGTGTTTATTGCTCTATGGATAGTTATTTTCAGTTTACTTGGATTTTATCTGCTCGGAAAATTAAGACTGCCACACGACGGTGAACAGAAACATACATCCATTTCCGGGTTGCTTTCAGGCATTCTTGTGTTAGGCTTCGTAGTTTATCTTATTCCCGGTATGTGGGGTGCACCTTTGAAAATGATAAGCGGCTTCCCGCCTCCTGCCTTTTATACCGAAGGCTGGAGCCTGCAAACCCAATCAGCAAATGTTAATAATACAAGTGCTGCAGTTATTTCTGATAACGAATTCCATTGTCCTCATAATTTAAATTGCTTTCACGATTATGATAAAGGAATTGCTTATGCGAGAAGCGTCAACAAACCTGTAATTCTAGACTTTACCGGCTGGAGTTGTGTGAATTGCCGGAAAATGGAAGATAATGTATGGAGCGATAAAACTGTCCTGGGACTTCTGAACAACGATTATGTACTTATTTCACTGTATGTTGATGACAAAACACCTTTGCCTGAAAACGAACAATATGTATCTGAAACCACAGGAAAGAAAATAAAAACAATTGGAAATAAATGGAGCGATTTCCAGACAAAACATTTTAAAACCAATTCCCAGCCATATTATGTGCTTACAGATCATAACGGCAAATTGCTTGCAGCTCCGAAAGGTTACGATACAAGCATAGAGGATTACATAAACTTTCTGAACGGTGGAATTTCAATTTTCAGGAAAATCTGATAATAAAGACATATTCATTGTCAGGTTATGCAATTCTCACGACTATAAGAGAAAATAAATAAACAAATTATGAAAAAGAAAAAGATTTTAAAGATTGCAGCAACTTTGATCATTGCTGGTGTGGTTATCGGAGGAGGTATCGGATTATACATGTTCAATATGCCTCAAAGAAATGTTCAGGCTGCCAAAGCTGATTTTACGTTAACAAGTTCACAGATTGTATCAGAATATCTCTCCGGAAAGGATGATGCCAACAGGAAATATCTCTCAGGCGACGGAAATTCAAAGATCCTTATAATTACAGGTACTGTAAACAAAATATCAGAAGATTTTAACGGTCAAAAAGTTGTTCTGTTAAAAGAAACCGGAGACAAGGCAGGTGTAAGCGCTTCATTCACAGAAGAGACCAGCCACAATGCGGATGATCTTCAGCCTGGAAGTACAGTAACAATTAAAGGTGTAATCCGTTCAGGGGCATCCTACGACAGCGATCTTGAACTTTACGAAAATGTAATACTTGAGAAGTGTGATATAGTGAAGGAGTGAGAAGTCGGAAGACTGGAGACAGAAGACCGAAGTAAAAAACTGAAATAAAAGTAAATAAGTAAAAACAAATAATAATATTAATAATTAACAATTGAAATCATGAAGAAGTTATCATTTTTAACAGCAGTCTTATTAGCGATTGCAACAATTACAGTGAACGCTCAGACATCGGGAAAACTAGTTAGTTCGAAAACTCAGATTAAGTTTTTCTCCACTACCCCTGCCGAAGATATACAGGCAGCCAATACCACGACCGTCAGCACTATCAACAAAGAAACCGGGGAAGTTGTGTTTTCAGTCCCGATGCAGGGCTTTGAATTTGAAAAAGCTTTGATGCAGAAACATTTTAATGGAGAGGATTTTCTTAATACACAGGCCTTCCCGAAAGCCAAGTTAAAAGGTAAAATTACAAACCTTGATAAGATCGATTTTTCAAAAGATGGGACTTACACTGCCAGTTTTGAGGGTGAAATGAC
The nucleotide sequence above comes from Bacteroidales bacterium. Encoded proteins:
- a CDS encoding thioredoxin family protein, encoding MKALITSIALLISVYTFSQVQDPVKWNTTVTNISPDTALITITASIEEHWHIYSQTQNIKNGPVATSFKFIPDNSFEIVGKVKEGQPIEEKEAAYDNMLVSYFEKIASFEQKIAIKEKENFKLNFEVTYMACSDKMCLPPETEELSVDVMAASGNDKISAFNQDFTPSGNSLTGWAIFLAGFIGGLLALLTPCVFPMLPLTVSYFTKQSKTKAIGIRNALIYAISIIVIYVTLGLVITLTLGPDALNALASNGIMNLAFFFIFVVFAVSFFGAFEITLPSKWLNATDRASDRGGLIGIFFMAFTLSLVSFSCTGPIIGSLLVQAAVNGDVTGPAIGMFGFALALALPFALFAAFPGWLNSLPKSGGWLNSVKVVLGFIELAFALKFLSSVDLAYHWGIVTREVFIALWIVIFSLLGFYLLGKLRLPHDGEQKHTSISGLLSGILVLGFVVYLIPGMWGAPLKMISGFPPPAFYTEGWSLQTQSANVNNTSAAVISDNEFHCPHNLNCFHDYDKGIAYARSVNKPVILDFTGWSCVNCRKMEDNVWSDKTVLGLLNNDYVLISLYVDDKTPLPENEQYVSETTGKKIKTIGNKWSDFQTKHFKTNSQPYYVLTDHNGKLLAAPKGYDTSIEDYINFLNGGISIFRKI
- a CDS encoding YceI family protein, with the translated sequence MKKLSFLTAVLLAIATITVNAQTSGKLVSSKTQIKFFSTTPAEDIQAANTTTVSTINKETGEVVFSVPMQGFEFEKALMQKHFNGEDFLNTQAFPKAKLKGKITNLDKIDFSKDGTYTASFEGEMTIKEGTKPVKENGTLTVKGNVVELQSKFIIALADYGITFVKGKPSTNIAKTVEITVFAEYKPE